In the genome of Mangifera indica cultivar Alphonso chromosome 9, CATAS_Mindica_2.1, whole genome shotgun sequence, the window aaaaatttcaataattttagttttattgtcTCTAATAAAaagcaataattatttatatctattaatttttgtcaaattttatcaaaaatagtaataatttatatccaataaaacaaataatctttTTAGGTAATCTGTCCatatgtaatcttttatttttttaataaaatattatttaaactaaatatactATATTAGTACGTATCATGTGATGCTATTAGAAATTTTCCTCTCAGAAATATTCAagataatacatatattttgttttttaatttttccatagagatattaaaagatattataatattttttaaatattcatcatacaaaaatacatcatttaaatatttaattggaaATTCAAATATACTACTCAAGCAATACCGTACATTTAGAATGAAACGGGCACCAATCCATGCCCTTGTGGTATGGTTCTGCAACACTCTTTGGGGTACGATAGAACAAGACGCCACACTCTTTCACCTCGTAACATTCAAGACCTTTCCCATCTCCAATATAGAATTGAAACGATACTTCATTATCGACAGGCCACACAACGGAGTAGGGCAAAAAATATATGTGGTCTGAGTCAATAGACGACCTACCGCGCCAACTGATCCAAGGCGCAGAAGTCCGATATGGCCCACTATCTGATTTGAAATGCACGTCACAGTGTAATTCAAACTTTTTGCTCTTCTCATGATCATCTCGGAGTGATACAACAATGCAGAAACATAAAGGCACTCGCTTATAATTCAACCAGCCCTGTGGTGGCTTTATCAATGATCCCTTACTTCGGAAGGTAAACCACTCTGGAATTGAACTTCCAGGAAAACATGCATACGCAAATGAGTCCTGTATAGTGAAAATCTTCAGATCAAGTATGAAATTATaagatttgttatttattaaaaaaaaaagacaaataaaaggAGAAATTGACATACAGTTTCAATTGACTGAATATTTTGTAGAGCCAATTTCACTCTGTCTTCAAGGGCACTCTGGTCCAGTTTAAAACAATTGGTGAAATTAACGCTCCTCCATCCAGTTGGTGAAAATAATTCAAGTGATTTACAATTCTGTGCCTGTATATAACGTATGCTCGATGGAAGCTCTGGTAAGGATTTAAGCATATCACAGTTGCGCAAGTCAAGGTTGAACAAATTACAAAGATTTATGATGCTTTCCGGTATGCTCTCAAATTTGTTTCCGCCTATATGTAACTCCTTTAGTGAGGTTAATTTGCCAAGACTGCTGGGTAACTCAGTGATACAACAATCAGATAGATTGAGAGACCTGAGACATTGCAAACCTGATAAAAGAGGCAATTTTAGGCCCACGTGTTCCTCACCCTTAGATCCCGCAAAAGATAACTCATCGAGGTTATTCAAAGATACTATGGATAGTGGTACTTCCCTTATACCAGTACCTTTAGCATAAAGTTGCCACAAAGCTTCTAAATTTCCTATCTCATTAGGCAAACTGTTAAGTTTCAAACAACCAGAGAGATCAAGAAATTCAAGAGACTTTAGCTTACCAATGCTGCTTGGAAGACTCTCAAGGCTCCAACAATCTGTAAGATCCAATTTCTTTAGTTTGGATAGATCCTGAATTGACAAGGGTAGTTCTTGTATCGCGCTTCCTTTTAAACATAAACTCTTAATATTACATGGGAAGCTTGAAACTATCTTAAGACCTGAGCAACCAGAGAGATTGATATCTCCAAGAGCACTCAGACTAAAAACACTGCTTGGTAGATTCTTAAGCCTTGAGCAATCTTTAAGGGTCAGATTTTCAAGAGCCTTCAACTCACCAATGCTGCTAGGAAGACTCTCAAGCCTTGTACAACCATGAAGATTCAAAGTTACTAACTTAGATAGATTCTCAATTGACGAAGGCAATTCTCTAATTGCACTTCCATCTAAGTATAACTTTTCAACATTACGTGACAAACTAGGCATTGTATCCAAATTTGAGCAGCCCGTGAAAACAACTGTTCGCAAAGATTTTGAACAAATTGCTGATGGAATACTGCAAAGGCTTTTGCAACCTCTCAAATTTAAGCTAGAAAGCTTATTGAGATTTTGTATAGATGAGTGAATCTCAATCAAACTTGTACAACCTTCTAAATTCAGAGTCTCAATATTTTCAGCCAATGTAAGGTCAGGACATTTGAGTAAATGTTTGGATTCGCTGAGGtcaatatgttttaaatttacaagattctgtaatgaaaaagaaattaaacaaataagatTTACCATAGAAATTAGCATATATATTATCTTGAATTCACAACatgttttaatttcataaaaataataacatataaataccTGGACCTCAGGCCAAAGTTGCTCAATGTTGCTTCCAGGCATCTCAAGTGCAACAAGGTTTACTAGATGAAATTTCGAAGGCAATGATGTCCATGGATACCTATGCCATGAGAGATACTTTAGCTCAAGGAATACAAACTCCACGTCTTGAAATCCATACAGTTGATTAAAATCCTCTCCATCGTGCGAGCTATAGACTTTGAGATATTTTAGATTTTGCATCTTTGAAAAAGCGTAAGGAGTTAGATGTATTTCTTTTACTTGAGATACATCTAGACATATGCTTTTAATTGCTTCAGTCCCCTAATCAACAAAAGAAATGAAGTTAGAAATGATACACATGAATGTTAATGCATTGTTcatgtttatatataacataCAAATGAATTAGTATTGTATTTTCCTCACCTTGTTTTTTGTCAAAACATGATATATGTCTTCAGGGTGAAATAAACGACTGCGTTTACCAGGATCTTCAATAGATTCTTGTCGAACAATTTCTCTACCCATTTCTTCTagtaaatcatgcattgttatcttattatttaatacaataatGAGAGACTTGTCGATGAGAACACTTAACCCAATATTTGCAGAGTAGCCATAAGAATCCATAACATCCATTATAAGATCTCTATCCCTCCCCTTAAAGAAGCATGCAATATCTAAGAACAATTCCTTCTGTCTAGGATCTAATCCATCATAGCTTATTTTCAACACATTTTGGATATCCTTATGAAGACTTGTTTCTAAATTTTTCACTGTACTTTCCCATTCTGGCTTTGTCTTTCCTAATAAAGAAGAGCCTAAAACTTTCAGAGCTAATGGGACACCTTTAGCATATGTTATTATAACTTTTGATAGCTTCATGTACTCTTCAGTTGTATCCCCATTAGGTCTAAAGGCATAACGGCTAAAAAGTTGAAAAGCTTCATGATAAAATAACCCCTCAAGCTTGTATATCTTATCTGGCtcacaaatattattaagaaCTTGTTTATCTCGTGATGTTATAATAATTTGACTTCCTACACCTAAATATTTGGGATctccaattaaattttttatttggtctAAAGAAgtcacatcatcaaaaacaatgaaaacCTTCTTACAAGCAAGTCTTTTTGTTGTGAGGGTGAGCCCTATGTTGGCATATCTATCCTCTAATATTTTGCAAAAAAGTTCTTCTCGCAAGGCAATTAGTTTCCTGCAATTATTTGATTCTTCCCTAACATTTTCAGCAAAGAAAGAACCATCGAAATTGTTCCGTTGTTTGTTGAATATTGCACGACTAATAGATGTCTTGCCGATTCCACCAAAGCCCCAAATCCCCACAATACAAACATTACTGGACCCAATTTTCAACAAAGACTCAATTTCTTTGATGGTAAATTCTACTCCAATTAGGTCACTGTGATCACTTGAAGACATTTTTGTTAGTCTTTTTAATACATCCATAACAATTTCTCCTATGAGTTCAGATTCAcgcctaaaatgataaaaaaaccattagttagtataaataaataagagacaGAAAGGCATCTCATGTTTCATTTCAATAGCTGACCTAACCAATTTGTTACTTGATAAAAGATATGTCTCTTCTCCGTTAAGAAAGTTTctccaaataaaattatatttcttttccttaGTTGGCTTAAAAAATATAGcacaaagtaaaatattttcaaagagaACAAGTAAAATATATACGTACTTGCTATCTGTAGTACTTCCAGAGAGATTGCCTACTTCAATCAAAGCAGTCTTCCATCTCTGTagctcatcattttctttttttgggtaaaacCAGGAGTAGAGCCCAAAAATAAATCTCTGTAGCAACGCGGTAAAAGAGGGGGCTAACCTCTCCTCAAAACGCTTTTTGAGTGCGTTAAATGCTTCCCCAAAAGCTCCAGTTTGATTCCTTACATGTGATGGATCAACGTGATAGAAAATTGGTATTACCATCTGTCCAAACCTTTTTTTGCAGTCAAGGATCTTTGCAAGTTCTTCTAAACACCATCTGGAAGAGGCATAATTTTCTGACAAAATGATAACAGAAATCTTTGACTGTTCAATTGCCTCCAATAAAGATGGtgaaatttcttctcctctgCGGAGTTTGTCATcgatgaaagttttaatgcttACACGACCGAAAGCTACTTCAAGATGGCTTGTAAAATTATTCCGGGTGTCCTCGCCTCTAAAACTAAGGAAAACATCATGCTTTACTTCTGGATTGTTGGAAGAAGAAGCCATCAACTTGAACTGATGAGAGGCTCTGATCAGATCTGTCGGATGGAGCTAAAAAATCCGGTCTTCCTCTTCACACTGCAGAGAAAACCAAGACAAAAGTTAACAAGGGtaactttatataaaatttttactgtATCCAGTCCGCACACTCCTCGAACCAGTATAgtttaaacaatattttggaattttaCCATTGTCGTGAATTTCACGCATTGCATGAACTTgcagagaaaattaaaaatctactTACATGGCAATAAGATCTGCTGATTGTTCCGATTTACTGGCAGTGAATCAGAAATTAATTACCAATGGTAGCTGAGCTAGTCTGGTTCTTCTTCTCTCAGGGTCAGGAGACCCACTATCTGCCGTggatgaggatgaagaggaGGGCTCTGGGGAACGCCGTCGACTCTGGTTTACTCTAATTACTTGAAAGACAATAATGAACTTGTATTTTTTCAGGCAGTAGCGAGATCAAGATGAGATAACCCAGACCATAGACTCGAATATAAGATGAGCTATCACATTCACCCACCCAGAAGTTTCGAGCTACCAGCCGACAAATTTCGGCCcattttcaacaaaaatcaaGCATTGGAGACCCCGCCATTTCTCTTTATTGACTTGACTTAATTAGccctatttaattaataatattttaaggccaaacgactatttcccacccaaactatgctgaattgtTAGTTTCCCTCATTTACTATGAAAATACCGTTTACACCCcccataaacagttaaaattaacgatagtaagggtaaaatcattatttaatatttaatattaaaaataaacttaaatatgatttcattttccctccctaaattttaaaaattaacttttcttctctaagtcaagtttgaaaagatcacatttccccccctaggttttagtttccaaaccccttcaccTTCTCTGGCGCCATCGCCGACTGTCTTCCCATTCTGATAGTTTCTCTTCCACCAAcgacccccctcaactccaccccaacttATCCGACATCGAGAGACAAcatttgggaagagaaatcatcttcccagacgatagAGACAAGATCGATCGATGTTTGACCCCAtaaattttcatccaaaattaatgCTCAACTTTTGAAAAGTGATGGATGTCAATTATGGTAGGTGCAAAGCAAAAAGTCATTAGATGATGAGCTATCACATGCACCTGCCATGAAGTTTCGAGctttttttggcaaaaattCTTGGACAACGTATTGGATGTCCTGCCATTTCTCTTTATAAACTTGACTAAAACTTGAATTATTGCATAGTACATGTGAAGTGTtcgtttttaaaatataagagaaattatattaacttttaagaGGCATTTGATTTagagaatgttttattatcaaagttgaaaaattatcttgaagataaattatttgaaggattattagatataaattattattattaatttaataaattttaataaaaatagatagatataaataattaatgtgtttgattagaaataataaaaaaatactacactattattttacttaaatatttttaggtgtaattatttcaaaatatttttatgttatttgttatactaattgaaaataagattatttttattctaaaaaaattaataaataacaacatatttataataaaatcaagattactttgttaattttttaatacctaatatataaatggtaatcagattatttcttatattacctgtcacatcatcattatcagaatcttttattatttataaaccaaataaaataatatagataataaaagatatactACCAGAGTAATCTTTTTTACCCCCGAATCCAAATGCCCCTTAAGGTTTTagtatttaatgataaaataacgattttattcttatatatagttaaaaattttatattaagttAGTCTATGGGTagatttttgagtttttgaattatcataaatatgtttttaaaattaagttaaaacttaggtgggaaatagtcctttggcctatatttaaaagtaaaactttttGTTGGTCAAAATTGGTGGCAAAATCATGTTTTTGAACCTCCAAAATTTCA includes:
- the LOC123225848 gene encoding disease resistance protein RPV1-like isoform X2; this encodes MASSSNNPEVKHDVFLSFRGEDTRNNFTSHLEVAFGRVSIKTFIDDKLRRGEEISPSLLEAIEQSKISVIILSENYASSRWCLEELAKILDCKKRFGQMVIPIFYHVDPSHVRNQTGAFGEAFNALKKRFEERLAPSFTALLQRFIFGLYSWFYPKKENDELQRWKTALIEVGNLSGSTTDSKRESELIGEIVMDVLKRLTKMSSSDHSDLIGVEFTIKEIESLLKIGSSNVCIVGIWGFGGIGKTSISRAIFNKQRNNFDGSFFAENVREESNNCRKLIALREELFCKILEDRYANIGLTLTTKRLACKKVFIVFDDVTSLDQIKNLIGDPKYLGVGSQIIITSRDKQVLNNICEPDKIYKLEGLFYHEAFQLFSRYAFRPNGDTTEEYMKLSKVIITYAKGVPLALKVLGSSLLGKTKPEWESTVKNLETSLHKDIQNVLKISYDGLDPRQKELFLDIACFFKGRDRDLIMDVMDSYGYSANIGLSVLIDKSLIIVLNNKITMHDLLEEMGREIVRQESIEDPGKRSRLFHPEDIYHVLTKNKGTEAIKSICLDVSQVKEIHLTPYAFSKMQNLKYLKVYSSHDGEDFNQLYGFQDVEFVFLELKYLSWHRYPWTSLPSKFHLVNLVALEMPGSNIEQLWPEVQNLVNLKHIDLSESKHLLKCPDLTLAENIETLNLEGCTSLIEIHSSIQNLNKLSSLNLRGCKSLCSIPSAICSKSLRTVVFTGCSNLDTMPSLSRNVEKLYLDGSAIRELPSSIENLSKLVTLNLHGCTRLESLPSSIGELKALENLTLKDCSRLKNLPSSVFSLSALGDINLSGCSGLKIVSSFPCNIKSLCLKGSAIQELPLSIQDLSKLKKLDLTDCWSLESLPSSIGKLKSLEFLDLSGCLKLNSLPNEIGNLEALWQLYAKGTGIREVPLSIVSLNNLDELSFAGSKGEEHVGLKLPLLSGLQCLRSLNLSDCCITELPSSLGKLTSLKELHIGGNKFESIPESIINLCNLFNLDLRNCDMLKSLPELPSSIRYIQAQNCKSLELFSPTGWRSVNFTNCFKLDQSALEDRVKLALQNIQSIETDSFAYACFPGSSIPEWFTFRSKGSLIKPPQGWLNYKRVPLCFCIVVSLRDDHEKSKKFELHCDVHFKSDSGPYRTSAPWISWRGRSSIDSDHIYFLPYSVVWPVDNEVSFQFYIGDGKGLECYEVKECGVLFYRTPKSVAEPYHKGMDWCPFHSKCTVLLE